A stretch of Pecten maximus unplaced genomic scaffold, xPecMax1.1, whole genome shotgun sequence DNA encodes these proteins:
- the LOC117320515 gene encoding uncharacterized protein K02A2.6-like, whose translation MDSPSRAPAPAMAPTQVNNAYSTSLRLPPQLDITSGNVSENFKRWKREVEIYLAASGAGERNQRIQTAIILNCAGSHVLEIYDQITWEEEGDKDDPNKVLQALEKYCNPRDNEVLESHRFWNLPYQEPFDIFLTEMKTRVSACNFQEKERMMRDKIVFTVTGKLQELLLREDKLTLEKAVKVCRAFEQSNKQVRELRDTNPTSRVNKVASNYNQKPNSKGRKPFVKPQSQQKPSRPSRTNTSSSKGHECTFCGYQHARQKEKCPAWGATCDFCKGRNHFKAKCKKVHAVSLANEDTSLDDEDGAWLMAVDSGKQRIHASLTVNDNSVKFQLDSAANVNTICQKHVRKPQVTPTKVKLNMWNKTNLEPLGQCTLKVTNPRTSVESSVTFIVVPNGLTNLLGLKTIQELGFVTIKDDRFISQVMKTPHKLGDLGEATLRTDGSIPAKVLPCRKVPLAIQASVKEELDRLQDTGVLVPVTEPTQWVSQMAVVHKTNGKLRLCIDPQPLNTALMREHYRLPVLDDILPKLKDAKIFSKLDIKEAYWHVRLDKQSSLLTTMITPFGRYRWTRLPFGLKVSSEIFQRKLDEALSDIDGVFSVVDDIIVPGCGPDLVSAQCDNQQKLENVLKRCEEKHITLNEEKQETGLNEIVFHGHRISKDGVKVDDAKVKAIHDMPSPTDVSGVKRLCGMAQYMSRFLPDLAETLEPIRALTRKGTPWNWSVDCEKAFRLLKQKLTTTPCLAYFDPDKEVVLQVDSSKDGIGAVLLQEGRPVEYASRALTVSERKWAQIEKEALSVLYGLERFDQYTYGRNVTVQNDHKPLAAILKKTSEYGAKASTGHHDEIP comes from the coding sequence ATGGACTCTCCGAGTCGCGCCCCTGCTCCGGCTATGGCCCCAACCCAAGTCAATAACGCATACAGTACCTCGTTACGTCTGCCCCCACAGCTCGATATAACTTCAGGAAATGTATCAGAGAATTTCAAACGCTGGAAGCGTGAAGTTGAGATATATTTAGCTGCATCGGGTGCAGGTGAACGTAACCAGCGAATTCAAACAGCAATCATATTGAATTGCGCGGGATCACATGTTTTAGAGATCTATGACCAGATCACGTGGGAAGAGGAAGGGGACAAGGACGACCCCAATAAAGTATTGCAAGCTCTTGAGAAATATTGCAATCCCCGCGACAACGAGGTATTAGAATCACATAGGTTTTGGAACCTACCCTATCAAGAACCTTTTGATATATTCCTGACTGAAATGAAAACCAGAGTGTCTGCATGTAACTTCCAGGAAAAAGAGAGAATGATGCGCGATAAAATAGTGTTCACAGTAACAGGAAAGTTACAGGAACTCTTGTTGAGGGAAGATAAACTCACCCTTGAGAAAGCTGTCAAGGTTTGTAGGGCATTTGAACAATCAAATAAGCAAGTAAGAGAACTTCGTGACACTAACCCCACATCGAGAGTGAACAAAGTCGCTAGTAACTATAACCAGAAACCAAACTCGAAGGGGAGGAAACCGTTCGTGAAACCTCAAAGTCAACAGAAACCCTCGAGACCGTCGCGTACCAATACCAGTTCTAGTAAAGGACATGAATGTACTTTTTGTGGTTATCAGCATGCTCGACAAAAGGAGAAATGCCCAGCATGGGGTGCTACCTGTGATTTTTGTAAAGGACGAAACCATTTCAAAGCAAAATGTAAGAAGGTACACGCAGTGTCACTCGCAAATGAGGACACAAGTCTTGATGATGAAGATGGAGCATGGCTCATGGCAGTTGATTCCGGCAAACAACGAATACATGCGTCTTTGACTGTAAATGACAATTCTGTGAAATTTCAGCTTGACAGTGCTGCTAATGTTAATACTATTTGTCAAAAACATGTGAGGAAGCCCCAAGTAACGCCCACAAAAGTGAAGTTAAATATGTGGAACAAGACTAACTTGGAACCTCTTGGGCAGTGTACCCTCAAGGTCACAAACCCCCGTACTAGCGTTGAATCCAGTGTGACTTTCATTGTTGTACCTAACGGACTCACCAACCTATTAGGTCTGAAGACTATTCAGGAACTTGGTTTTGTAACCATTAAAGATGACCGTTTCATTTCACAAGTCATGAAAACCCCACATAAGCTTGGTGATTTAGGTGAAGCAACCCTACGTACTGATGGGAGCATTCCAGCCAAAGTCTTACCGTGCAGGAAGGTGCCCCTAGCTATTCAGGCTTCGGTAAAAGAGGAGCTTGATCGACTGCAGGATACTGGAGTACTCGTTCCTGTGACCGAACCAACACAGTGGGTCAGCCAGATGGCTGTTGTACACAAAACTAATGGAAAGTTGAGACTGTGTATAGATCCCCAACCACTCAATACCGCGTTAATGCGTGAACATTATCGACTACCTGTACTAGATGACATATTGCCAAAATTGAAGGATGCCAAAATATTCAGCAAACTTGACATCAAAGAAGCTTATTGGCATGTGCGGTTGGACAAACAGTCAAGCTTGCTCACAACAATGATTACGCCATTTGGTCGATACCGGTGGACCAGACTGCCATTTGGTCTGAAGGTCTCCAGTGAGATATTTCAGAGAAAATTAGATGAAGCCCTGAGTGACATTGATGGTGTTTTCAGTGTCGTGGATGACATCATTGTACCAGGTTGTGGTCCTGACCTCGTCTCCGCCCAATGTGATAATCAGCAGAAGCTAGAAAACGTCCTGAAGCGATGTGAAGAAAAACATATCACACTGAATGAAGAGAAGCAAGAAACTGGTCTCAACGAAATTGTATTTCATGGTCACCGTATCTCGAAGGATGGTGTCAAGGTCGATGATgcaaaggtcaaggccattcatgaCATGCCCTCACCCACTGACGTCTCAGGTGTAAAACGTTTGTGTGGCATGGCACAATACATGTCCCGTTTCTTACCGGATTTGGCAGAAACTTTGGAACCAATCCGAGCTCTTACCCGAAAAGGAACGCCTTGGAACTGGTCTGTTGATTGTGAGAAGGCGTTCAGATTACTTAAGCAAAAGCTGACCACTACACCATGTCTTGCATATTTTGACCCTGATAAGGAGGTTGTCTTACAAGTCGACAGCAGCAAGGATGGTATCGGAGCCGTACTTCTACAGGAAGGGAGACCCGTAGAATACGCGTCCAGAGCTCTTACGGTGTCAGAGAGAAAATGGGCTCAAATAGAAAAAGAAGCTTTGTCAGTGCTCTATGGTCTTGAGCGTTTTGACCAATATACATATGGGAGAAACGTCACGGTGCAGA